CGGGGATCTGGGGCAGGCGGTTCAGCAGCTCAAGCAGGAGCCGGGCAAGGGGCTGCTCACGGGCGGCGTGACGCTCCCGCTGGCGTTGGCGGAGCTGGGATTGATCGATGAGTACGAGATCGTGGTGCATCCCAGACTGGCGGGCCACGGGCCGACGTTGTTCGCGGGGCTATCGAAGTATGTTGATTTGAAGCTCGTGAGCCGACTGGAATTCGGCTCGGGGGCGGTGGCGCTGCGGTATGAGCCGAAAAGGTAGCCATCAACTCAACTGAGCAATGGCAGGAAGCAGTGCTTGCCGAAATCGCTGTCTGAGGCAACCGACTGTCAACCTGAAGAACCGATTCGTTTTCAAGAACCATGCAACCAGACCTGAATAGCCTGCGCATAGACAAGTCGCTAAAGACCAGCACCCAGCCACCCGGCGTGGCCGGCATATCCCGCTGGGCCAAATGGTGGATCATCGGCGGCGTGCTGCTCTTCGTACTGCTTGGCGCGGCACGTTTTATTTACAGCAGGGCGAACGCGGCGCTTGAAGTCG
The nucleotide sequence above comes from Acidobacteriota bacterium. Encoded proteins:
- a CDS encoding dihydrofolate reductase family protein, encoding GDLGQAVQQLKQEPGKGLLTGGVTLPLALAELGLIDEYEIVVHPRLAGHGPTLFAGLSKYVDLKLVSRLEFGSGAVALRYEPKR